One Bosea sp. 124 genomic window, CACGCCGCAGATCGACTTGATCCTGAGTGCGGATGGGGCGCCCGTAGCGAAGGCGGATCGCGCCGATGCAGTCGAGCCGATTGGTGCGCAGGCGGTGACCCAGCGTGGAGACCTTTGGCTGCTCGGTGACCACAGGATCTTATGCGGCGATGCGCGTGATCGTGCCGGCTATGAGAAGCTGATGGGTGGTGAGCTCGCCCAGATGAGCTTTACGGATCCCCCCTACAACGTCCGGATCGATGGCCATGTAGGCGGTCTCGGCAAGATCAAGCACCGCCCGTTCCCGATGGCCTCGGGCGAGATGAGCAAGCCCGAGTTTACGGCGTTCCTCACGATCGTATTCGGGGAGATCGCAGCATCGTCCCAGGATGGGGCATTGATCTACAGCTGTATCGATGGCCCCCATCTCCATGAGATGCTCAATGCCGGATATGCGGTCTTCGATGAGCTGAAAGCGGTGATCACCTGGGCCAAGACCAATGCCGGGATGGGTTCGCTGTATCGCTCGCAGACTGAGCTGATCCCCCTCTGGAAGAAGGGCAAGTCGCCGCACATCAACAATATCGAGCTTGGCCGTCACGGCCGCTACCGCACGACGCTGTGGAGCTACACCGGTGCCAATAGCTTCAGCCGCGGACGGATGGAGGATCTGGCAACGCACCCCACCGTCAAGCCCTGCGCGATGGTGATGGATGCAATCAAGGATGCCTCGAAACTCAACGGCATCGTGCTGGATCCGTTCGGCGGGTCGGGCACGACCTTGATTGCAGCCGCCAAGACCAAGCGGCGCGGCTATTTGATGGAGCTCGATCCGCTTTATGTCGATGTCGCCATCGCGCGCTGGGAGAAGCTGTTCAAGCGCGAGGCACGCCACGCTGAGACAGGGCTGAGCTTTGCGGATATGGCAACGCAGCGCGTGCGTCTGTTCGCCGGCAACGAGGTGATGGCGGTGGGAGGCGACGATGTCGCGTGACACCGATCAGCCCGCTGTCGGGTACAAGAACCCGCCCCAACACAGCCGCTTTCAGAAGGGCAAAAGCGGCAATCCCTCCGGACGCCGCAAGGCCAAGCCCCAGCTCAACATGTTCGACGAGCTCTACAAGCTAATGTCGGAGCCAATCCCAATCATGAAAAAGGGCAAGCAGCAGTCGGTCTCGTTGCTGGAAGCGCTCCTGCGCAAAACGGCTGAAGCGGCACTCAAAGGTGATTCTGCGGCGCGAAAAGACCTGATCAAACTGATGGAATTGGCTCCGAGGGTCTCTGAGGTGGACGCTGGCGAGATGACGAAGGAGCAAGAGGACCAGTTGGTGGCGCTCTTCCTCGCGCGTCAGCGACGTTCCGATGGGGGCTGCGATGCCTGACCAGATGCTGCTCAATGCGATTCTACGTCGTGACCTGTCGAGCTTCATTGCCCGCAGCTTCATGACACTGGATCCCGGCACGCCCTATCTGCCGAACTGGCATATCGATGCGATTGCCCATCAGCTGACGCGGGTTTGGCGGGGTGAATGCAAGCGGCTCATCATCAATGTGCCGCCGCGCTCGGCCAAGTCGATCTGCGTCACCATCGCCTATACCGCCTGGGTGATAGGCCATGATCCGCGCAAGCGGATCATGGCGATCAGCTATGCCAACGAACTCTCGCTAAAGCACGCTGCCGATTTCCGCAGCGTGGTAACGAGCGGGTGGTACCGCAGGCTGTTTCCGGGGTTCGCAATCACGACCAATCGCAAGAACGAGATCGAGACCAGCGAGCGGGGTTCACGCTTCGCCGGTTCGGTCGGGGGCTCCGTGCTCGGGCGTGGCGCCGATCTGATCGTTATCGATGATCCCATCAACGGTCTCGATGCAGTGCTCTCGGCCGCCGAACGGCGTCGTGTAACGGAGTTCTACGATGCGACGCTGTATTCGCGCCTGAACGATCGGATCAACGGCGCCATCATCATCGTGATGCAGCGCCTCCACCAGGATGATCTCGTCGGTCACGTCCTGGAAAAAGAGGCGTGGGAGGTGCTGTCGATTCCCGCCATCGCAATGGAGGACGCGACCTATCGGATCGGGTACGGCCAGGACGCGCTGCATCATCGCAAGGCAGGCGAAGTGCTCCATCCGACCCGCGAGCCGATCGCGTGGCTGGACGTTGCCAAGCGCAATCTCGGCACGCTGAATTTCTCCGCGCAATATCAGCAAAATCCGCTGCCGGATGAAGGCAATGCGATCAAGCGCGACTGGCTCCGGTCCTATGAGCATCAGCCTGATCGGTTCGATCTGGTGGTCGCTTCGTGGGACACCGCCTCGACTTTGTCGGAGACCTCGGACTGGTCGGTTGGCACGGTCTGGGGGGCGCGGGGTCAGCAGTATTACCTGCTCAACGTCGTGCGCGGTCGTTGGGAGAGCCCGGAACTGCGGCGCAAGATGATGTCGATTGCCGAGGATTACGAGGTCGATGCGACACTGATCGAGGATACGGAGCTTGGCCGGGCACTGTCTCAGGATCTGCGCCGAACGGGGAAGCTCTATCCGCTCTTGCAGACCGCGCGGTTCGACAAGACGGCACGGCTCCAGGCGCAGGCGGCGCGGTTTGAAGCGGGACAGGTGTTTGTGCCGCAGCAGGCGCATTGGCTGGCTGACTATCTCGTCGAACTGTTGGCCTTCCCGACAGCGCGTCATGACGATCAGGTCGATTCGACGAGCCAGGCGTTGAAATACCTCACGGCGCGTACGCCGGTGCTTTCCGTCAGACCGCAGAGAGTCGTCCGACCGCAGTCACGATTCCAGCGGGCTTAGGCTGTGGAGACGGCGCTGCAAGACGCAGTGACGGGGAGCATGTGGTGGCTTGGGCACGACCCAGGCCATTACTGCCTGACGGCGACGATAGTCATAGCGTAGCGGCGCCAAGCCATGCAGCCGACCATGATCTGCCGGAGTGCGTTTTGCGTTGGAGGAGACGCGGCGGCAATTGTCGCTGCGCAACGGTCATTTCCGCTTGGCCAAGAGGGCATTCTCGACGCGTTCTTCATACCTAACGGGTCGAGGGCGAAACCCCGGGGGGATCGCCTTCCTCGACTGGGCGCAGGAGTTTCCGACCCGGCGAGTGAGAGATTAGCGCGCGGGCGGCGCTTGCGGGATGAGCTCGTCGTCTATGGGCCGGGCGTCGCCCGCGCTGGTCCAGACGAAAAGGACATGTGTCGCTGCCCGCGCAACCGAGATCAGCCCGACAGTGTAGAGCAGTTCCATCGATAACGCGCCGAACCACCAGATAGCCGCGACCACCAGCAGCAGGGCTATGGCATGGGCTGCCAGTTGCCACGCGGTGTAGTAGGAAAGCGCGGCGAGGTCGTGAAGCGGATTAAACAACGCAATGCCGCCATAGAAAAGCGCCATCACGGCAACGACATCACCCACGCCCTGCCATTTGCTGCCATTGAACACACCGCCGAACAGATGCGCGCCAACCGCGATCGGCACGAACAGCCCGATGGCGCCCGCGACGAGCCCAAGCGTCGCCCAGCGTACCCAGAATTGTCGCCGTGGCCCCTCGCGTGTCCGAAGCTGGTTAAGCAGCAGCGGGCCCGCCATTGTTCCGAACATCTGCGTGGGCAGGTCAAGAAGACGCATCGCAAGGGCAACATGAGCCGCCAGCAGCGGATTGGTGGCGTATGGAAGAGCCAGAAGCGGCGCGGCGGTGAAGCCGAAGGAGAGCAGCGCCGAGGGCAACAAGACGAGAGGGGCATCGCGCCAGCGCCTCGCTGCCCAGGCGAGGCCGCCCAGAGACCACACGCCCGGGCCGGCCAACGCGATCAGACTGTGACGGCGTCCCTTCAGGACGTAGGCCGCGGCGGCTGCGTGGCCCAGTGCATCGGCCAGGAACAGAGCAAGCGCCTTGGGACCAAACAGCGCGATCAGCAGGAGCATGAGGATGGGCTGGACCAGCGCCTGCACGACATTGCTGTTGCCGATGGCCCGGAAATCGCCCTCGGCCGTTGCCTCGGCCCAGAGCAGGCGCAACACGGCGCGGGCCGATAGTGAGACGAAGAAGATCAGGGCGACGGCAGGGGCCACGCGCCCGATCTGCACGAGGATCACGAGAGCGGTGGCGACGAGGCTGAGGAAAACGGCGGCGCTAGTCATGGCGAGCCGGAAAGCGAGGCCAAGCTGGCCGCGATCGCTGTTGCGGAAAAAAACGGCCTCGAGTCGCATTAGCGCCGGGATGGAGAGAAAGGTCGCGGCTGCCAGGAAGACGGCGAAGGCTGCGAAGATATGGGGCGGGCAGAAGGTGGCGGCGACAAGCAGTCCCCAGACCGAAATCAGCCGGGCCTGGACGAAGCGCAGGCCCAGCATCGCGGCCGAGCCGAAGCCCTGGCGCAGTGCCGGGACGCGCCTTGCGACGAAGCGCCGGCCCTGCGCGAAGGCGAGGGCCGGGCGGCTGGGCGGAAAGCTCGCCCGCTCCAGGGTAACGTGGGCGACCATGTCGATATCCATGCCTGGACCATTGTGCAGGCTGTCGCCCTGCGAGTCGCCAGGGCTGCCGGACGACGAGGTCTCGACAGTCGGGCTCACGATGGCCTGGCCTTCGAGATGTGAGGCTGCGCCGGCATGGTTAATGGACGGTAAAGATGCGGCATGACGAACCGGTAATGGGGCTGCGCCCGGAAGGCGCGAGGAAAGACCCCACAAATCGGGCCGCGCGATGGCCGTCAGACAAATTTCGTCTTGAGGGCCTCGAAACGCTCTAACTGATCTGGCAACAGCGCGCGACTGGCATCTCGTCGCACGAAGACCTTGAACATGACGTCGCCAGCCCCGTTGGAGAACTGCACCGATCCACGCGGGATTCCTGTCAAACTCTGAACGCCAAGACCACGGTCTGAGCACTCCTTTGTGCATGGGATTGGTTGCAGGTTCGCCTATGGACACTGTGAGGCGGCAAGGACCGCAGCATCCTTGGAGCGCAGGGATATGAGATTTGCCCTTTGTTGCCGCGAGGCCCGTTCGATCTGGCCTGTGGCATCGCTTTGCAAAGCGCTAAATGTCTCGCGCTTAGAATTCCATGGTTGGCGTGCTCGCAAGCCAGCGTTCACAGGACGGGTGGCGCCAACGTCCGTGTGAACTCCAAGCCCAGCGACCAGCCCTATAGCGTTCGTCACGTCTAGCGCGATGTGCTGGCCGGTGGCTTCTCCTGCGGCATGCACAAGATTGAGCATCTGATGCGTGCGCAAGCTTTAGGGTTGGTCGCGGGCGACGTGACCTGCCCAAGGCGGCCGTGACAACCTGTTCTCGTGCTGTGTCGTCGGTTGGTCGATGAAGGCCGAGTCACGGCTAAGCTTAGCACCGACGCGCATGTCATGGCGATTTGGCGGCATCGAAAGCCCGACGCGCTGCACCATTACTTGGATTGAAGCAGCCAATACACCAGCCAGCACTTCCAAGGATCTGCTGACTGAGAACTGCGTTACTGGCTATATGAGCCGTTCGAGCAATGTCTTGAACAACGCTCCCATGCAGAGCTTCTTTACATTGCTTAAAGCCGAGCGCGTGAGGGGCAGGGTCCGCTGGACGCGCGACGCCCCCATGGCCGACATGTTCGACTACATTGAGCAGTTCTACAACACGATCCGCAGTCACTCGATGCTTGGCTACATCAGCCTGGTCGTGTTCGCCAAGAAGGCCGAATCCGCTCAATTGGCGGCCACAGATCCGGGAGCACGCCACTAGGAGCGACGATCGACGCGGTTGCGTCGTTTTTGCGCGCTGCCGCCGCAGACGATGAAATCGCAACGAAGCAGGATGGACCACGCAATAGAACTTGGTTAGAGCCATAGCCGGGCACTGTCGTGAAGGTTTGGTAGCGGGCACCACGAGCAATTCTATGTCGGCACGACAGTGCGTGCCGCAAGGGGATCTTTGTGATATATCGTCAATATGGAACGCCGTCGTCTCGCTTGCGCGGCCTTGACGCACTGCGGGGATTGGCCGCAATCGGAGTTGTTATCCATCACCTTGAGCAATCGCGTTTATTTTTCGGTCTATCGACGAACTGGAGCAATGTTGGTATTTTTCGCTTGGGAGGTTTGGGGGTCTCGTTTTTCTTTGTCCTCAGCGGATTTCTGATAACTAATCTTTTATTGCTAGAGATGAAACGTAACGGCCGGGTCGATATTCGCCATTTTTATACGCGTCGAATACTACGAATTTGGCCACTATATTTCTTTATCACGCTCATAAGCTTCTTTATTCTGCCCTATATGACAATCCTTGCGATCCCAGGACAATCGCAGGAGATCGCCTTTTTTTGGCAAAAACTCAGTCTGTTTTTGGGTCTTTCGGCCCACCTCGCCACGACGTTCTACGACCCCGTGCCTTACGGCGCAGTTCTATGGTCGGTTGGCGTTGAGGAGTGGTTTTATCTACTCTGGCCGCTCGTATTCCTCGGGCACCCTCGTTTGAAATACATGTCCGTCATTACTATAATACCGCTTTTCGTTATACTCCGGGGCACGATGAATTGGGATTATTCTTTTTACTTTCTGTCGCAGCTTCGGTTTGACAACATCGCGGTCGGCGCCTTTGCTGCCATGGCATTTCAGGCCGATCACATTCCATGGATTCGTCGAACGCTTGATTTTTCATCATCTGAATCCACATGGACACTATTCTTAGTTTTGTTGACTTTCTTTCTTACTGCTGGCATTGGCTTCAAATCTCTCGACCAGCCCATCTATTCGACACTGTTTGCGGTTATTATTCTTGGTGCAGCCAGAAGCGGGCGGGGCGGCTGGGTGCTTAACAATAGTATATTATCTTTCGCTGGAAAGGTATCTTTTGGCGCCTACTGTTATAATTGGATAACCTTGGTCTTGACGTTGAAGCTACTGATGGCATTCAACGTCCAGAGCGCCCGAACGTCGCACATTTTACATTACGTGGTAGGCTTTGGGCTGACGTTCGGCGTTGCCTGGCTGTCTTATCGCTGGCTTGAAAAGCCGTTCCTGTCGCTCAAGGATCGGGACTTTGCACCTCGAAACGGCGATCACTTTACTTCCGAGGCGTCCTCATCGCCGCGCTGATCAATAAGAGGCTCGAAGTTCGACAAGACGGCACGGCTCCAGGCGCAGGCGGCGCGGTTTGAAGCGGGACAGGTGTTTGTGCCGCAGCAGGCGCATTGGCTGGCTGACTATCTCGTCGAACTGTTGGCCTTCCCGACAGCGCGTCGTAACGATCAGGTCGATCCGACCAGCCAGGCGCTCAAATACCTCACGGCGCGTACGCCGGTGCTCCCCGCTAGGCAGCAGAAGATCGCCCGACGCTGCAAGAGGCAGTGCTGGGGAGCATGTTGTGGCTTGGGCACGCCCCAAGCTAATTTTACTGCGTGACGGCGACGGTGGTCATAGCGTAACCGCGCCGGTCATGCAGCCGACCATGATCTGCCGGAGTGCGTTGTTGCGTTGTTCTTCCAGCATGCCGGCTTCCATCGCATCAGACAGGCTGCGGCCCATATAGATCGGTGCCGCCATTGCCTGTGCCTTGGCCGCCTCGCCCTTGCAGATGGCGTCGTCCTGCTGGAACTGCGCCGCGGCGGGGGTATCGAAGCGCCCGTCGAAGCGGTTGAAGTTCATTACCGAGCGGGTGGTGCAGCCGGAAATGACAAGCGTCAGCAGCATGGCACCGAGAATGCCCCAGGTTCGGGAGACGGATAGAGCAGACAGGTAGGCGGTCGCCATCGTGCAGGGCTCCTGTTGGTCGGATCACGGATCGTCGCGGCGCCAGGCGGCGGGCTTGGTGAGAGGCCGAGAGGCGGATCGCTGCGGTTCAGGTGCTGCAAACCCTGTCGCCCTGAACCCCGGCTTTGAGCGAATGCCAAAATGCTTGGCTTCGCGCCTCTTGGCGTCGGCGATGTCGCTCAGGTCGCTGGCGGTCTTGCCGCCTGGCCGGCGATGACAACAATCGCGCCCGAGGACACGGCCATCCGCGATGTCGAGGCCTGCGCTCTTGTCCAGGATAAGGGCCTCGGGGACGATGTGGTCGAACTCGATCACCTTTCCCGTGACATTGAGCCCGCAGCCCTCGCAGTGGATCTGGCCTGCACGCGCCATAGCGCGCTTGATCATGGCGACCTTCTGGGCGCGGGAGAACTCGCGGCGTCGCGGCGAGGGGTTCCGTCCCGGAATCCCTCCTGGCTCACCGCTGGATCCAGAGCCGCCGGGCATCACGCCGGCTTTGCCAGGCCATAGGACCTGACCCGATCGACAGTGAGGTCGAGTTCCGTGTTGAACGCATCGACCGCATCAGCCAGATCGCGGATATAGGCTTCATCACGGCCGGCCCGGGTGATGAAGATCGGCAGGCCAGGCCAATAAACAGCGATGTCGATCCATTCACGCTGCGCGATCCAGAGCTGCCCTTGACATTGCGCCTTGTGCTCGAGCGGGAACTCACCTCGCAGGATGGTCTCGACCATCAGATGCGGCAACTTGGTCTTGATCTCGAGCAGGCCGTCATGCCCGATCAGAGCATCGGGTGAGGCTCCCGCCCGGCCGCGGCGAAGGAAGCCGATGCGCTCGCAGCTTGCGCCTGCGACGTAGCCGTAGACGCTGCAGGCCTCGTCCTCCATCAGCTTGCCGCGTTCCATGTGGAAAGTGCTGATCGTCTCCGCCGGTTCGCCCGTCAGGCGCTCGCCGACAAGCTTGTAGAGATAGCTCAGACGGGTCCTGCTCTCAGCGCCGCCACGCCCCTTGGTCAGAATCGCGGCAAACTCCGATGCTGTCGGAATGCCGAGTCGGCTTTTGGCCCATTCCGGCGAGCCTTGCTCGCATGTGATGATCTCGAGCACGTCGCTCATCAGTTCGTCCTCCTGGAGTTGAGCATGGTGAGTGCCTGGCGGAACCGCGCGGTCGGCAGGTCGGTGATGCCCTTGATCTGAAAGAACTGCAGCAGCGCGTCCTTGTCGGCGCCAACCTCGTCAATCAGGTCGATGAGCTCGCGAGCCTGCTGGCGGGAGATCGCGGCTGATGCGCCAGCGGCTTGACCATCATCGTCATCGGAGGCGGCAAGCCCGAGCGCTGCCTTCAGCGTCATCCGCTGCAGATAGGTCAAGGTCGAGCCGATCGCCTGGATGCTGTTCTTCTCACAGCTCTCGTCGGGGCTGGCCGAGAGGCAGTTCTCTTCGCTATAGCCGTCACGATGCGAGATCACGCAGACGACCGTGACGAGTGCGCCTGTGCTCTGTGAACGGAACCGATAGGACAGCCCGTTCCTGGCCAGGATCGGCGTGATGGTTCGCGCGATCTCGGCCAAATCCTCATGGCGATAGGGCTGCCGGCCCAACAAGGCCTGGCGGTTCTTGGTGATCACCGGGATCTTGGCCTTGGCAGTAGAGAGCGCCTTCTCGAAGGCTTTGCGCGCCTCATGAGCTTGCGAGCGCTCGTGGAATCCAATCAGGCGCTCCAGCATCTCGCCATCGGCACCTCTCGCTAGGGCGGCGCTCAACAAACTCAGCGAGGGCGGCGGGATCGGCGAAGGCGCCTCACTCGCTCGATTGTTGCGGGCTAATCTCGTCATCGGTCCCTCCATGTGATGGCCAAAGGGTTGCAGGCGTGCGTCATCGCTCTCGCTTTGGGCGGGCCCAAGCAGAGTGAAAGAGGTCAGCGGGATAGGAATTGACTGAGCGGCCGGCTGCTACCGCTTAGCCAGGTTGGCTGGCGCGTTGGTATTGATTAAATGCAGCGAGCAATCAGCTTGTCGCCTAAGTTCTGCAAGGATCCTTGATTGTCCAAATCAGGTCTCTGGCAGGCCATCCCCAAACGAATACCGCGCCATATTGTCTCAAATTGCTTCACAACAGGCGTTATCATCGAAGTTAATTGAAATAAACAATCACAATTCATACAATTAGGCCTCCATCGCTTCCGCGGATGCACGAGTAACTCGGTTGTGATCTGAATACAAGCGGCGATATCGACTGCTATTTTGTCTTCACTCGATCTCCCGATTCGAGATTTTCAACTTCAGAGGCATGGTGAAGATGTGATACGTTGTTCTCGCCGGTATCGTGTTGACGGATGGAATATAAAATGTTGTTGACATCGAATTGGTCAATCCAGCCGCCGGGTAAGGGATGGCCAAGATAATACTTCGATACCTGCTCCAACACATTTGTCGCCTTGACCTGCGCGCCTACCCGGCCGACGCGTTGCTCTGAGAGCCAGGCTTTGACCAAATCGGTTTGCGGCCACAACCACCTGGTGCAACGCGATGACCTCGCATCGCTCCACGCCTCGTCGATGAGGAAGCAGGCTTGGGGCAGCCTCAATGTGTCGGTTGGAATTCGAGGAGGTGTCACAATCTCGGCTATCTGAACGCCCATTGCGCCTCGCAGGACGGCGTCAGCGAGGTGAGTGGCGTTCATAGCTGCCGGGACCAAGTTCCCCGTCTATGCGTTGCGCGAAGCTTCAGACTGTTATCTCCGTGCCGCAAATCGACCGTTCCAACAACGGGTTGCTGCAGCTCTTGAGCTCGGCGTTCTCGTTTTCGAGATTTTTGTCGACACCTAAAACGGGGCCGCAACTCATTACCAACCAACGACCCTTGACGATCAACAGGGGCGGCCTATAGACGACAGCACCGTCGCGGAGCCATTAGAAAAAATGCATTCCAGTGCTTTCTTTGCGAGAGCGGCCGACATCTGCTCCCAGATCGACGTCACAAAGGTCGAGAAGCTCGCCGACGAGCTTGTCGCTTTGCGCGAGCGGGGTGGACGCCTATTCATCCTCGGCGTCGGCGGCAGCGCGGGCAATGCCAGCCATGCGGTCAATGACTTTCGAAAGCTTTGCGGCATCGAGACCTATTCGCCGATTGATAACGTATCGGAATTGACCGCTCGCACGAATGACGAAGGCTGGGAAACGGTTTTCGCGGGCTGGCTCGAGGTCAGCCGCCTCAATAGCGACGATGCGCTGCTGATCTATTCCGTGGGTGGCGGCGACGTAGAGCGCAACGTCAGCGTGAACATGATTCGCGCGATCGACCTCGCCAAGGAGCGCGGCGCGAAAGTCTTCGGCATCGTCGGTCGCGACAGCGGTTATACGGCAAAGACAGGCGACGTCGTGGTTGTCGTTCCTCAGGTTGCCCCGGACTGGGTGACCCCGCTCTCGGAGGCCTTCCAGGCGGTCGTCTGGCACAGCCTCGTCTCGAACCCGAAGCTGCAGAAGCGCGCCACGAAGTGGTGAGGTCCGCGGGCAACCGCGGTCGATGAAGGTCAGGGCATGACGGGAGTTCCTGCCGTTTTTCTTGACCGGGATGGCGTCATTGTCGTCCCGGAATTCCGGGACGGCCGTAGCTATGCTCCCGTGAATATCGAGGGTTTCGCGCTTTACCCACAAATCGCGCCCTCGTTGCAAGCGCTCAAAGCGGAAGGTTTCCGCATCGTCGTCGTCACCAACCAGCCCGATGTCGGCAAGGGGCTTATTTCCCCCACAGTTTTGGCAGAGATGCACCGCCTCATGTGTGAGGCACTGCCAATCGACGAGGTGAAGGTCTGCACCCACACGCGCGACGACGCCTGCGACTGCCGCAAGCCGCGAGCCGGGATGCTTTTCGCTGCAGCCCACGAAAACGGCCTCTCGCTTCTCGACAGCTATATGGTAGGAGACCGCGATAGCGATATCGAAGCGGGAAAGGAAGCCGGCTGCAGAACGGTCTTTATCGACCTGTCCTACACCTCCGAACCGAAGCCGCTCGATCCCGACTGGGTTGTCTCCTCCCTGCAGGAGGCCGCCAACGTCATTCTCGCCGACAAACAAAAAAGGAATGCAAGATGTCCGCCCTCGACTCCCTGAAGGTTAAGATCTTCGCCGACGGCGCAGAGCTCGATGGCATCGTTAAGATGTCACAGAATCCCCGGATCAAGGGCTTTACCACTAACCCGACGCTGATGCGCAAGGCGGGCGTCACCGATTACGAGGCCTTTGCCCGCAAGATCATCGCGACTGTTCCGAGCTATCCTGTCTCCTTCGAGGTCTTCGCGGATGACTTCGACGAAATGATCGCGCAGGGTCGCGCGATCGCGACGTGGGGGGCCAATGTCAACGTCAAGGTGCCGGTCACCGATACCAAGGGCAACTTCGCCGGCCGCGTGATCGAAACCCTCTCGAAGGAGGGTGTCGTCCTCAACGTCACGGCGATCATGACGGTCGAACAGGTCAAGGCGATCGCCAAGGTTCTGGACCCCGAGGTCGCCGCAATCATCTCGGTCTTCGCCGGCCGCATCGCCGATACCGGCGTGGATCCGATGCCGCTGATGCGCGAATGCGTCGCGGCCCTCAAGAGCTGTCCCAAGGCCGAGCTGCTCTGGGCGAGCCCGCGCGAGCTGCTTAACATTTTCCACGCCGACGAGGTGGGTTGCAAGATCATCACCGTCACCAACGACGTCCTCGCCAAGCTGGCGCTGGTCGGCAAGGACCTTGAGGAATATTCGCGCGAGACCGTGCAGATGTTCTACAAGGACGCCTCGGCGTCCGCCTTCACCATCGACTCGTCCAAGGCCGCGGCGTAAGCCGGCCCGCTTTCGGAGATACTGATGTCCACCCCCTTCAAGAACGTCCTCGTGACCGGCGGCGCCGGCTATGCGGGCAGCCTTCTTTGCCCGCAGCTGCTCGCCAGCGGGTATAATGTCACTTGCTTTGATATTGGCTTTTTCGGGTCGGACTTCCTTCCGCACGGCCACCCGAACTTCAAGCTGATCAAGGGTGACATTCGCGATCTCGCCACGCTGCGCGAAGCCTTCAAGGGCATCGAATGCGTCGTCAATCTCGCCTGCATCTCCAACGATGCCAGCTTCGAGCTTGACGAGAACCTGTCGACCTCGATCAATCTTGACGCTTTCGAGCCCATGGTGATCGCGGCGAAGGAAGCCGGCGTGAAGCGCTTCGTCTACGCGTCGTCCAGCTCGGTTTATGGCGTCTCCGAGTCCCCGAACGTCACCGAGGATCATCCCCTGCTGCCGCTGACCCTTTACAATAAATACAAGGG contains:
- a CDS encoding DNA methyltransferase, with the protein product MTSNVSLVSPIRVRQRSRPPIADAAIQHTGRELSRAVAHFEAKVVERRLAELKPSPRNARTHGKKQIHLIAESIKALGFVAPVLIDEHDVIVAGHGRFEAAKLLGQTNVPTICLGHLSQGQLRAFALADNRLAELSGWDNEILKIELSHLVESDIEVDLTGFDTPQIDLILSADGAPVAKADRADAVEPIGAQAVTQRGDLWLLGDHRILCGDARDRAGYEKLMGGELAQMSFTDPPYNVRIDGHVGGLGKIKHRPFPMASGEMSKPEFTAFLTIVFGEIAASSQDGALIYSCIDGPHLHEMLNAGYAVFDELKAVITWAKTNAGMGSLYRSQTELIPLWKKGKSPHINNIELGRHGRYRTTLWSYTGANSFSRGRMEDLATHPTVKPCAMVMDAIKDASKLNGIVLDPFGGSGTTLIAAAKTKRRGYLMELDPLYVDVAIARWEKLFKREARHAETGLSFADMATQRVRLFAGNEVMAVGGDDVA
- a CDS encoding DUF5681 domain-containing protein; its protein translation is MSRDTDQPAVGYKNPPQHSRFQKGKSGNPSGRRKAKPQLNMFDELYKLMSEPIPIMKKGKQQSVSLLEALLRKTAEAALKGDSAARKDLIKLMELAPRVSEVDAGEMTKEQEDQLVALFLARQRRSDGGCDA
- the terL gene encoding phage terminase large subunit; amino-acid sequence: MPDQMLLNAILRRDLSSFIARSFMTLDPGTPYLPNWHIDAIAHQLTRVWRGECKRLIINVPPRSAKSICVTIAYTAWVIGHDPRKRIMAISYANELSLKHAADFRSVVTSGWYRRLFPGFAITTNRKNEIETSERGSRFAGSVGGSVLGRGADLIVIDDPINGLDAVLSAAERRRVTEFYDATLYSRLNDRINGAIIIVMQRLHQDDLVGHVLEKEAWEVLSIPAIAMEDATYRIGYGQDALHHRKAGEVLHPTREPIAWLDVAKRNLGTLNFSAQYQQNPLPDEGNAIKRDWLRSYEHQPDRFDLVVASWDTASTLSETSDWSVGTVWGARGQQYYLLNVVRGRWESPELRRKMMSIAEDYEVDATLIEDTELGRALSQDLRRTGKLYPLLQTARFDKTARLQAQAARFEAGQVFVPQQAHWLADYLVELLAFPTARHDDQVDSTSQALKYLTARTPVLSVRPQRVVRPQSRFQRA
- a CDS encoding ChuX/HutX family heme-like substrate-binding protein — translated: MQFSNGAGDVMFKVFVRRDASRALLPDQLERFEALKTKFV
- a CDS encoding IS3 family transposase — translated: MKAESRLSLAPTRMSWRFGGIESPTRCTITWIEAANTPASTSKDLLTENCVTGYMSRSSNVLNNAPMQSFFTLLKAERVRGRVRWTRDAPMADMFDYIEQFYNTIRSHSMLGYISLVVFAKKAESAQLAATDPGARH
- a CDS encoding acyltransferase; the protein is MRGLDALRGLAAIGVVIHHLEQSRLFFGLSTNWSNVGIFRLGGLGVSFFFVLSGFLITNLLLLEMKRNGRVDIRHFYTRRILRIWPLYFFITLISFFILPYMTILAIPGQSQEIAFFWQKLSLFLGLSAHLATTFYDPVPYGAVLWSVGVEEWFYLLWPLVFLGHPRLKYMSVITIIPLFVILRGTMNWDYSFYFLSQLRFDNIAVGAFAAMAFQADHIPWIRRTLDFSSSESTWTLFLVLLTFFLTAGIGFKSLDQPIYSTLFAVIILGAARSGRGGWVLNNSILSFAGKVSFGAYCYNWITLVLTLKLLMAFNVQSARTSHILHYVVGFGLTFGVAWLSYRWLEKPFLSLKDRDFAPRNGDHFTSEASSSPR
- the terL gene encoding phage terminase large subunit, translating into MRGSKFDKTARLQAQAARFEAGQVFVPQQAHWLADYLVELLAFPTARRNDQVDPTSQALKYLTARTPVLPARQQKIARRCKRQCWGACCGLGTPQANFTA
- a CDS encoding lambda exonuclease family protein; protein product: MSDVLEIITCEQGSPEWAKSRLGIPTASEFAAILTKGRGGAESRTRLSYLYKLVGERLTGEPAETISTFHMERGKLMEDEACSVYGYVAGASCERIGFLRRGRAGASPDALIGHDGLLEIKTKLPHLMVETILRGEFPLEHKAQCQGQLWIAQREWIDIAVYWPGLPIFITRAGRDEAYIRDLADAVDAFNTELDLTVDRVRSYGLAKPA
- a CDS encoding ERF family protein, which gives rise to MEGPMTRLARNNRASEAPSPIPPPSLSLLSAALARGADGEMLERLIGFHERSQAHEARKAFEKALSTAKAKIPVITKNRQALLGRQPYRHEDLAEIARTITPILARNGLSYRFRSQSTGALVTVVCVISHRDGYSEENCLSASPDESCEKNSIQAIGSTLTYLQRMTLKAALGLAASDDDDGQAAGASAAISRQQARELIDLIDEVGADKDALLQFFQIKGITDLPTARFRQALTMLNSRRTN
- a CDS encoding SIS domain-containing protein, producing the protein MHSSAFFARAADICSQIDVTKVEKLADELVALRERGGRLFILGVGGSAGNASHAVNDFRKLCGIETYSPIDNVSELTARTNDEGWETVFAGWLEVSRLNSDDALLIYSVGGGDVERNVSVNMIRAIDLAKERGAKVFGIVGRDSGYTAKTGDVVVVVPQVAPDWVTPLSEAFQAVVWHSLVSNPKLQKRATKW